The DNA window GATTGGGCGCGCACGGGTCACATCCCTGCGTTCAAGGCGGTGCTTCAGGATCCGCGTTTCAAGGCGCTCCCGCACCGCAGCGACATTGCGCCGCTCGCCGACATCGGCCGTCCGCTGCCCGGCACCGTGCTGCGCCAGAATGCGATCGAGGGGATTGTCGGCGAAGAAGCGGTTGCGGGCTTCACCGGCCAGAAGCCGCTGCCCTACGCGCTGTCGCAAGCCGAAAGACGCGTGAACCTGCTGCTGGCGCAGGCGGAGTAATCGCACCCGTACAACATGCGTTAGTGTTGCTTCTTTGCCGCTTGTAAGTTCGCGCAACAGCGTCATAAAAACACAACACAAACCGGCTGACGTGGTCGGCATTGTCGCTGAGGGGGACTCATTTATGCGGCGCACTCATTCCTTGCTTTGGTCTACCACTGGGCTGACGGCGATGTTCGCCGCCGCCGCGCCTGCCCTTGCGCAGGAAGTTGTCGTTCCACCGAACCCGGGAGCGGAGGCGCAGCAAAGCCCTGCCGATCCGATCCAGAGCCCGGACGCGCCGCAGAGCCCGCAGGCCGCGGCTCCGGGCGAGGACACTGCGATCGTCGTGACCGGTCTTCGCCGTTCGCTGCAGTCCGCACGCAACATCAAGCGCAACAGCGACCAGGTCGTCGATGCGGTTGTCGCCGAAGACATCGGCAAGCTGCCGGACATCACCGTGTCCGACACCGCCGCCCGCATCCCGGGCGTGCAGGTCGAGCGCGCACGCGGTGAGGCCGGGCGCGTACTGCTTCGCGGCCTCGACAACACTTATTACACGACGACCTATAACGGTCGTGAGATCTTCACGGCGGAAACGCGTTCCGTCGCGCTGCAGGACTTCCCCGCCGGCGGCATCGCAGCCTTGGAAGCGTTCAAGACCTCGACCGCAAATCTCGTCGAGCCGGGCATCGCCGGGCTGATCAACGTCCGTTCGCGGCGGCCGTTCGACTTCAGCGGCTTCGAAGTGGCGGGCTCCGTCTGGGCCAATTACCCGCGCCAGTCGCGCGAGCTGAAGCCGAATGCACAGCTTCTGCTCACCAACCGTTGGGAGCTCGGGAACGGTCAGGAAATCGGCGCGCTGATCAACTTCTCCTACACGCGCCTTGCGTACCAGGACTCGATCCGCCGTCATGGCTTCTTCATCGCCAACCTCGCCGGCGCGCGGTCGCCGGACTGGCCTGAAATCCACTACGACCAAGCCGATCGCTGGCGTCCGTCGGTCAATGGCGCGCTGCAGTGGCGTCCGTCGTCCGACCTGGAACTCTACGCCGAAGGCCTGTGGCAAGGATATCGGGAAGAAAATACCGACGCCATGTGGTCGCAGCCGCTCTGGGGCGCAGCGCCGGAGAACTACCAGAACATCGTTCTCGACGGAAACAGCAACCGGATCGTCAGCGGTACGGTCATCAGTCCGCGCCGTGCGGAAGGTTTCCAGGGCGCCACCAAGCGCCGCACCAACACCTACCAGTTCGCCGTCGGCGGCCGTTACGACGCAGGGCCGCTGCGCCTGACCGCGGACCTCGCCCGCACCAGCAGCGAATTCAACCTGCGTACCGAAAGCGTCGATTTCTACATCAACCGGAATGATTATTCGGTCGACTGGTTCACGGGCACGATCGGCAGCGAAGGCCCGACCTTTGCGGTCAACGGCCTCGATTTCTCCGATCCCGGCAATTACGCCTATCGCGGCTTCTTCGAAGATTATCTGACCGCCAAGGGCGACGACTGGCAAGGCCGGCTCGACGCCGAATACAAGCCTGCCGGCATTGATTGGTTGCCGGTCATCCAGGCCGGTGTCCGCTACACCAACCGCGACGCGAGCCGGTCCGGTGGCGCTCGGTACTGGAACGCCAACGACATGGGCATTCCGATCACCGACGTGCCGCTCGACTACCGTATGCTCCACTCGGCATTCCGCGGCGACCCGCTGAAGCCGACGCCGCTGAGCTGGCTTGCACCCACGTTCGACAGCGTCTGGTCGAACCTTGAAGCGCTGCGGCAGTTCAACGTCGACCGTGGCGTGCCGATCGATCCGAACCGCGATCGTGCGCAGAACAACGACGCCAACCCGCCGGTCCCGGTGCCGACTCGCAACTTCTCGATCAACGAGAAGACGCTCGCCGGCTACGGCCAGATCAAGTTCAACTTCGACGGCAGTCTGCCGGTCGACGGTATCATCGGCGTGCGCGTCGTTCGTACCGAGGACGACATCAAAGGCTTCAGGGCGGATCCGGGTGCTGCGGCGCTGCCCGTCGGTGTGAAGAACAATTACACCACCGTGCTGCCCAACCTGAACGTCAATATCGGGCTCAGCGATGACCTGAAGCTGCGCCTTGCAGCGACCAAGACGATCACCCGCCCGCAGTTCGAGCAGCTCAACCCGGGCCTCGTGCTCGACACGGCGCCGACCTGCACTCCCGCCCAGGCAAACTGCATTCGGACGGGTCGGGGCGGCAACCCGTTCCTCGATCCGCTGCGGTCGCGGAACTACGACGCGAGCCTCGAATATTACTTCTCGCGTACGGGCTTTGCCTCGGTCGCTGCGTTCCGCCGCGACATGAAGGGCTTCATCGTCAATCGCGCGGTGACCTATCCGGAGCCTGACGAAGCCACCGGCTTGCCGATCCAGATCACTGGTCCGGTCAACACCAACAATGGCCGCATCCAGGGCCTCGAAGCGCAGGTCAGCACCTTCTTCGATTATGATTTTGTGCCGACATGGGCGCGGTCGTTCGGCGTTCAGGCGAACGCTACCTATATCGACGCGAAGATCGACTTCCCGCTGTTCTGCGCTCCCACGGCGGCGGAATGCGTACCCGGACCAGCGGGCGCGAATGCGACGGTCGTGCGGACTCGTATTCCGGACGTATCGAAGTGGACCTTCAACCTTGTCGGCATGTACGAGAACGGGCCGCTCAGCGCTCGTCTCTCCTACAACCACCGCACCAGCTATCCGGAAGGCACGCTCGACCCGCGCGACGGCTTCTTCACCCTGCAGGGCCGCGGGCGCGGCACCGGCCGCCTCGACTGGTCGAGCAGCTACAATATCCGCGACAACCTGACCGTGTTCTTCGACTGGACCAACATCCTCAATGTCCCGTTCCGCTCGGATATCGTGCGCGTCGATTATGCCGCGGGCGTGCCGACCGGGCGCGAAGAATTCCCGATGGTGGTCCGGTACAACGAATCGGTGATCTCGGGCGGTATCCGCTTCCGCTTCGGCGGGCGGAAGGCCGCGCCGCCGCCGCCGATGCAGGTTGCGCCTCCTCCCCCGCCGCCGGTGGTGGAGCAGCCGGCTCCGCCGCCGCCTCCCCCGCCGCCGCCGGCGCCGGTGGAGCGCGGAGAGCGCGGCAACTAAGTTCTCTAATCAAGGAAAGGAGCGGCCACTGCGCCGCTTCTTTTTTTTGTGCCCGCGCGAGTGCCGACCGCTTGCCTAAGCAAGGCCCGCATGCAGGAATGGCCGGATGAACGAACATGCGGTCCGGAAAGTCGTGATCGTCGGCGGAGGCACCGCCGGCTGGATGGCGGCAGCAGCTTTCTCGGCGCTGCTCGACCCGCATGCGATCGACATCTGCCTAATCGAATCCGACGAAATCGGCACAGTGGGAGTCGGCGAGGCCACAATCCCGCCGCTGATCGCCTTCAACAATATGGTCGGCATCAACGAGGATGAGTTCCTCGCCTCTTGCCAAGGCACGTTCAAGCTCGGCATCGAGTTCATCGACTGGGGCGCGAAGGGCGAACGTTACTTCCACCCATTCGGGCCGCACGGACAGGATTTCCGCGGCGTCCATTTCCACCAATTGTACCTTCGCGAAGCGCAGCGCAGGCCGATCCAGGACATCCGCTACTGGTCGATGAGCGGCGCCGCGGCCGAGCTTGGCCGCTTTGCCCGGCCTGGGCCGGATGCGCGCCTGCCGCTGTCGCAGCTGGTTTACGCCTTCCACTTCGACGCCGGTCTCTATGGCCAATTCCTGCGCCGCCACTCCGAAGCGCGCGGAGTCCAGCGTGTCGAAGGCAAGATCGTCGACGTCTCCCTCGATCCCGACAGCGGCAATGTCGCTGCCGTCACGCTCGCCAGCGGCAAACGGATCGACGGCGACCTCTTCATCGACTGCTCGGGCTTTCGCGGGCTCCTTATCGAGCAGAAGCTCGCGACCGGCTACGAGGATTGGAGCCACTGGCTGCCGTGCGATCGCGCCTGCGCCGTGCAGAGCAAGCTCGCGGGCCCGCCCGAGCCCTTCACCCGCTCGACTGCACGTGAGGCCGGCTGGCAGTGGCGCATCCCGCTCCAGCACCGAATGGGCAATGGCCTCGTCTATTCGAGTGCGCACCTCGAGAAGGCCGCCGCGGAGGACTTGCTGCTCGCGAACCTCGAAGCGGAGCCGCTGACCCAGCCGCGCCACCTTGGGTTCACCGCCGGGCGCCGGCGGCTCGCCTGGAACGCCAATGTGGTGTCGCTCGGTCTCGCCAGCGGGTTCGTCGAGCCGCTAGAATCGACGAGTATCCACCTCGTGCAGGTCGGCTTGTCGAAGTTGCTCGCGCTGTTTCCGGACCGCCGCTTCAACCCCGCCGAACGCGACGAATAT is part of the Sphingomicrobium sp. genome and encodes:
- a CDS encoding TonB-dependent receptor, with the protein product MRRTHSLLWSTTGLTAMFAAAAPALAQEVVVPPNPGAEAQQSPADPIQSPDAPQSPQAAAPGEDTAIVVTGLRRSLQSARNIKRNSDQVVDAVVAEDIGKLPDITVSDTAARIPGVQVERARGEAGRVLLRGLDNTYYTTTYNGREIFTAETRSVALQDFPAGGIAALEAFKTSTANLVEPGIAGLINVRSRRPFDFSGFEVAGSVWANYPRQSRELKPNAQLLLTNRWELGNGQEIGALINFSYTRLAYQDSIRRHGFFIANLAGARSPDWPEIHYDQADRWRPSVNGALQWRPSSDLELYAEGLWQGYREENTDAMWSQPLWGAAPENYQNIVLDGNSNRIVSGTVISPRRAEGFQGATKRRTNTYQFAVGGRYDAGPLRLTADLARTSSEFNLRTESVDFYINRNDYSVDWFTGTIGSEGPTFAVNGLDFSDPGNYAYRGFFEDYLTAKGDDWQGRLDAEYKPAGIDWLPVIQAGVRYTNRDASRSGGARYWNANDMGIPITDVPLDYRMLHSAFRGDPLKPTPLSWLAPTFDSVWSNLEALRQFNVDRGVPIDPNRDRAQNNDANPPVPVPTRNFSINEKTLAGYGQIKFNFDGSLPVDGIIGVRVVRTEDDIKGFRADPGAAALPVGVKNNYTTVLPNLNVNIGLSDDLKLRLAATKTITRPQFEQLNPGLVLDTAPTCTPAQANCIRTGRGGNPFLDPLRSRNYDASLEYYFSRTGFASVAAFRRDMKGFIVNRAVTYPEPDEATGLPIQITGPVNTNNGRIQGLEAQVSTFFDYDFVPTWARSFGVQANATYIDAKIDFPLFCAPTAAECVPGPAGANATVVRTRIPDVSKWTFNLVGMYENGPLSARLSYNHRTSYPEGTLDPRDGFFTLQGRGRGTGRLDWSSSYNIRDNLTVFFDWTNILNVPFRSDIVRVDYAAGVPTGREEFPMVVRYNESVISGGIRFRFGGRKAAPPPPMQVAPPPPPPVVEQPAPPPPPPPPPAPVERGERGN
- a CDS encoding tryptophan halogenase family protein, encoding MNEHAVRKVVIVGGGTAGWMAAAAFSALLDPHAIDICLIESDEIGTVGVGEATIPPLIAFNNMVGINEDEFLASCQGTFKLGIEFIDWGAKGERYFHPFGPHGQDFRGVHFHQLYLREAQRRPIQDIRYWSMSGAAAELGRFARPGPDARLPLSQLVYAFHFDAGLYGQFLRRHSEARGVQRVEGKIVDVSLDPDSGNVAAVTLASGKRIDGDLFIDCSGFRGLLIEQKLATGYEDWSHWLPCDRACAVQSKLAGPPEPFTRSTAREAGWQWRIPLQHRMGNGLVYSSAHLEKAAAEDLLLANLEAEPLTQPRHLGFTAGRRRLAWNANVVSLGLASGFVEPLESTSIHLVQVGLSKLLALFPDRRFNPAERDEYNRQIRDLFEDIRDFIVLHYKATRRDDSEFWNYCRTMEVPDKLATKIELWRSKGRVFREGAELFGTASWVAVLLGQGIVPEAPEPAVGAIDADYAADALEKMRLSYLRMAEHMPTHADFIAQACRAEAAA